TCGACACTTCCAGGGAAATACTGAAAAAAGCGATCACCATGATAAAAGGAGGCGTTAAAATAAATGAAGTCGGCGGGCTGATCGAAAATGAAGCTAAAAAAAGGGGATATAAAGTTATTAAGAACCTGGGAGGACACGGAATAGGAAGAGCTCTGCATGAACGACCTGATGCGATATTGAACTACCGTGATCGATTAGATCAAAGAAGGTTCCGTAAGAATACCGTTGTGGCTATCGAGACATTTATAGCAACTGATTCTTCTTTGGCTATAGAACTCTCCGATGATTTCACCTTAGTTGGCGATAAAGGCGGCTTTAGCGTCCAGCACGAGCATACTATAGTTGTTACAGACGGATTTCCGATTATTCTGACCGAACAAAACGGAATCTGGGAATGAGATGTATTGATTGACATAGCATCTCCGAAAACCGGCTGCAACGGAAATATCCATCTCTTATCCAGGTATCCGGGTTACAATTGTATAAACCTCCTGGGGAGTTTCATGTAGCGAGAGCTTAAAATCCTGAATTCGATAAGTAGTAATCTTGTCATTACCAACGGTTTCTTCGGAAATTAGTGTAACACCATCTACCGAAGCAATCTCTGCTCGTGTTGTGGCTGGATTATAATCTGTATCTACAATTTTTTCTCCATGCGAGATTTTTATATTCTGTAATACCCCGTTGGCAAATTCAAGAACATAATTTCCACTCAGACCATTAATAAACGGTTTTTGCTGGACCATAAGCGCGGGTCGGCTGGTAAGGAAATAAAGTCCAAAACCTGTATAGGGCTCTGCATAACGGAAAGTATTAACCTGAACATGCCCTTCATTACTTCTATCGACTCTAAACAAGATGGTGGAGAGGTAATCCTTTTGAAGACTATTCCAAACGCCGGCTAAGGTAAAATCATTTACAAATCTTAAAGCCAACTGCTGTTCAACCACTTCCTGACCGTTATCGATAACCACCTTTAGCGGGAAATCTCCCGCCTGGCCGACAGGCTGAAATCTGAATACCATCGTCGTTCCTTCTAATTCGGCGGACGTCTCACTTTGTAATGCCCCGGTCTGTCCGTTTAATGTAAGCGAGACTTTATCGTGATCAGTGTAATCTTTAAAATATCTCACAGCAACATCAAAGGCCACACCTTTTCGTTGAATAATCATTTCAGGCGCAATTAATATCCTTTCTATATTCTTTTTCGGTACAGGATTCTCGGTTTTCCCGCACGAAACAGTGATTAAAATATAAGCTATAAGTAAAGGTGTAAAATATCTGACCATATCCCTGATGCCTAAAGGCCTTTAAATTTTCAAAAAACAACGCAAATAAACGGAATTAGATTTTGGAGGTAGAAAGCCAAAAATAATAAAAATATAGAATTCATGGTAGACTGAAATCAGGAGTTGTACCGCTATGATACAACTCCTGGCTCTGCACTAATCTTTTTTATCTTCGGGAAGCACTTCTGACCCGGCCTCCTGAGCGGGCTTTCCTTCGCCTTTCAGATAATGAGGAAGTTCCATACCAGCCATATTAAACAAGTCGTTCAACGGAGGTACGGATTGCATCATGCCTGATATAAAGTTAGAAGTAGAGGTTTTTCCAGTACCATTGTTATTACCGTCCCAAACAGTTATTTTATCGATCTTGATATTCTTCACTGCTTCCACCTGGGTTTTTACTAATTCAGGAAGCTTATCGGCAATAAGGAAGGTAATAGCTTGCTTGGGATCTCCTCCGGCAGCCTTCACGATTTGCTCGTACCCCTCAGCCTGCTTTGTTAAAATCTCATAGATACCTTTTGCTTCTGCTTCCATTTTTGCAAAGATGGCATCGGCCTGTCCTTTAGCTTCTCTCCTCACCTTTTCAGCCTCCGCTTCAGCATCAATGATCATCTTTTCTTTATCAATTTCGGCGGGAACTACAATATTTGCTTTCTGAGACGCTCTTTCGCGTTCAGCCCTCGCCATTTCTGCAAGCTTTTCTGCGTTATAGGCTTCCTCCAGCGCTTTAGC
The window above is part of the Arcticibacter tournemirensis genome. Proteins encoded here:
- the map gene encoding type I methionyl aminopeptidase, with the protein product MIIENETDLAGMKEVSDAVALTLRDMRAYACPGMSTRDLDNYGGGLLKKFGAKSAPYLTYKFPGNTCISINNEVCHGIPSDKRIIQEGDLLNIDVSAELAGFWSDNGGSFIVGQDIHGKAHLIDTSREILKKAITMIKGGVKINEVGGLIENEAKKRGYKVIKNLGGHGIGRALHERPDAILNYRDRLDQRRFRKNTVVAIETFIATDSSLAIELSDDFTLVGDKGGFSVQHEHTIVVTDGFPIILTEQNGIWE